The Corythoichthys intestinalis isolate RoL2023-P3 chromosome 19, ASM3026506v1, whole genome shotgun sequence nucleotide sequence attgacattgacataACGTTTACGTTCTTTATGGCGCGGATTGTCGCGTCCTAGCGTATCATTTGTTCGATGTAACTGGTTGTAATTTAAGATGAGTAGTTTGAAGTATTCAGAAAAGATTCAAGTTGTCAACGGACGAGGGTCCGTTAACAGAAGggctattattgttgtggtaatgtagtacgtattagggccaaataaaagagtttatgtacatgtaccgtagttgagagctacgacgaagcattagtataaatctttctattgattataacttGACATAGATGAGGCAACATTTCATTATTTGTtaaaccgattctaaaacaacatgctttcaatattgttgattttaacagaggcggcaatgcgctacgtaaagtacgtagctgcttattcagccaCATTAGCCCTCCGTAAAACGATttttattctcgtactattaaTTCGACATTCATTCTCGTAGtaagagtttgacttttttttctcttgcctcATCTACTTCAAATATTATCCATAGAATGATTTATACGAATGCtttgtcgtagctcccagctaaggtacatgaaaTGCGTAGTGGCTTATACAGCTGTGTTACCCCATACGTaataatagttttttcccctcgTAGCAACAGTACGACTTTAATATTGTAGTCCTTTaattaattgatttattttaattttactttgcCCCAATACTCCATCGTAAATGTTGACCGTCACGTTCCGAAATATTTCATTTGCTTagctaattaaatatttcaaatagatcgttgttatggttcttcttggaaaaaaataaatgtttaaaaattatttttctgcGGAATGACATGTGGGGCTATCCAACTCCAATGGAGCCTACCGTAatgacagtttaaaaaaaaaaaatcctaggggaaaagcCTGTTTTTACTGGGTAGTTGGTtgtaatttcattttccagAGTGAAACATCTTTGGTAAACAccatctttttcttttctttataaCAGCAGCATTTGGAAACAGGTATGTTTGATTTTACTCTATTTCCTGCCAACTTTACGGTATATGAAATCGATATAACAAGCACATGTTGTTTCATTCCCAAAAAGGTATGACAAGGGAAACACTGAAGATACTCTTCAGATAACTGGTATGTTGATCATTGTTCAGCCACATCAGCTGCATTTCTCTAATGCGttattgtattattgttattgtatCAACATGTGCTTTACATTTTTAGATACAATCTCATTCAAGAATCAGTCTTCTCATGCTAGTGAACAgcaaatggtaagttttaaaatgCTGTAAGATGAATTACTTGTAGTATGCTGAGTTATTACGATTACATTACAGTATTTGAAAATAAAGTACCACTAAACTGTACAGCCCTGCCTTGGTTTTAATATAGCCCGACAGAAAAAGGTTACTGCTGTGAGGCCAGGGGAGCGTGGAGATCTCAAAACCATCTagggcgtgttttttttttatacagtaaaatgttttgatttttgcagaaatgtggtTTATTCTCAAAGAAACGTAAGCCATGATAAAACTAGAGATTAAAAAGCTTCTTTGTAATGTGCACACAATTTGTTTACATTTAAAATTACTAAACATACCGGTACTTAGATTTCCAACTGTCTCgggttaattgaaaatatagtgCTCAACTGCTGATTGTATAATaagattttatttctttttcttttagtaCAATTTAAAACAACAATGCACAGAGAATACAAAATCCACAGCCGACGACACCTGTATGGACATTACACAAAGCTATACTGTGAAAATAATGGATGAGCTGTCATCTTCCTCAACCCCAAATTTGGGAATTTCTTTCAATGGAGGAAAAACAGACATTTCACAATCCTCTACGGAAAGGAAACATGAAGAAACAGCTGCCCAACCGGTTTCATCAGACATCAGTTTGGACCCCAAATTCAAACAATTTCTTGCAAGCGTCTTTAAACCCGAATGCCAAAGGGTTATTTCTGGAGATGCACGCATGTCTCAAATTAAGGAAGCAATTGAGCAACCCAAAGAGGACCTGAGCAAGGTTATAACAAGATTTCAAAAAGGTGGTCTTCTAGGAAATACAGGAACTTATGAGACACTCCAATATCCCCTGCTTGAACAAAAAATGCAACCTCAAGTTGGACAAACAAAATTTCAACAGCTGTGCTCTGATCGACAGAGGTCATCCTATGTTACAGGTACATTAACACACAAACTGCAAATTGTTTTGTGCCTTATTTGCCTCCGGAATTTAAGGGGAACTAAAGGAATAATTTCTATCTGCGCAGGGAATGGAACCCCATCGAAGGTGAAACAtcaggtaagtttttttttttttttttttttaaatgtgctataaaATATTTGATGGGAATTTTATTAGATATTATGATTCAAATTTGGTGCTGTTTTAGCTCTTTTCTTTAACCCCAAAAATACTTTATTAATGTTGAGATTCACTGGAGTGTCACTTTAAACAACattcaataaatgtttgggaCCTGAGGACTCAAAGACTAAATTCAGACTACAGTTCCTGATGGGATTTGTCGTCATATGTTTTTgggcatgcccgttcagactttCTTTTTTCTCTGAGCCTTTTCAAGtagtacgcatgcgcactaactcACATCCAGCATGCGCTGAACAAACTGACCAGCATATGCAGAagaatcaaaacaaatgaccacacatgctggctctacgTCATTCTAGGATCATATTTTGAGttccaaaaggaggacacaaataacagacataaataatccccgtttagtattatattcaaagtttatatggattgattgaACGCGTGGACGCACACACGTATGGTCAGTTTGCCCCACCCGACTcttggccatgtaagcaatattgaaatattgctccaTTGCCACACAGATAGAAAACCGAGCGTTCACAGGCTTATcttttccattttatttatttatttattttattttttgtataactAGTCAAGCCCCTCTCCCGCCTAAGAGCTGAGTTCAAGCTAGATGCTAACAGTAATGTACAGTTCTGTCCCCACCATTCTCTCGAATGAATTCCAGTTTGGGAGACTTGAGAGTTCAGACCGTAGCCACATTCTGggcaaatgtggcccagatcggattttaaccacatacgaaagtgacctagatcggatttgaaatggtccacatctatgcgacttgtcccgttcagatagTCAAATTTCAAATGGCTCACTCGAGTCGAAAAAATACGAAAAATGGGATTTCTGCATTAAGACTtggagtatgaacctagcctaattctTCAAGTTTTTTGGTGGAATTCTTTACCATTCCTCCTTCATTTTCAGCTTCATATGTTAAACGGTCCAGGTCTCTATTGTCTTATTTTATGCTGCTTAATGCGCCACACGTTTTCAATGTGAGACATGTTTGGAATGCAGGCAGGCCAGTCTAGTACCCACACACTTTTACTACGAAGCCATTATTGTTTTAACACATGCAGAATTTGGTTTggcataaataataataatacattttatttctacgcGCCTTTCAGGACACTCATGGTACACACACAGTAGATACACACTTAAAAATAAAACCCATGTGAACATGAAATTTTCAAGTAAGAATATCGGAATTATGAGTAAGAATAAGAATGTGTAAATGAATATGTTTTCAGCTCTGACTTGAAggttgtgtgttcaatgtggGTGGGAAAAAGTAGCAGTGTATCGTTCGAAAATTACCGTAATTACAGAGAATTGAACATGAAAGATTTAAAAAATCTCCTGCCCTGCAATAAGAACTCTACCTTAACAGAATTAGAAGTTCGGTtgagttaaatatttaaatggcGATATGATTTAACTCAAAATATTGTCTTTCCCAGATTAATTCTTCTACTCAAGAGGACTGCAGAGAGCAATCAGTGAGATTTGCTGTTGACAAGGCCCACTTGGATAACACTCAAAGTCACTCTGTTAACATGGCTCCTGTGTTCACAATGCACTCACGCAGTGATGAAAGAACAGTGAAGTTCTCAGCAAATAATGCCACTATTGATGTGACGCAAAACCTTAACGTTAATATTGATGCTCCTTTTGATGCATCCTCTAAACAACGAGCACACAAAAGGGTTTCTGCGAAAGATGCAGCAATGGATATGACGCAAAGCCTCAATGCAGCAATTGTATCAGGAACACacgcaaatgtaaactctttaaCTGCTGGAGGAGAGAAAACTATCAGGTTTTTAGAAAATGACACAGTGATGGATATGACACAAGGCCTCACTGTAATGATCTATGCTCCCGTTGAACCAGAAGCACAAAATATTGTCAACTCTGCTGAAAGAGATAACAGTATAGGGTGTTCAGTAAATGACGTGCCAATGGTTATGGACCAGAAACTCACCTCAATAATTGACACTCACTATGAACCAGAAGCAGACAGGCATTTACACTCTGTATCTGGTAAAGGAGAGAAAACAACATATGACGCAGCGATGGACATTACTCAAAGTCTAATCGCTGTAAATGATACTCCATTTGAAGGAGGAGATCACAAAAATGTCCACTCTGAACCTGCAAGAGAAGAGAAAACGCACAGGTTTTCAGCAAATTACACTGCAATGGATTTTACACAAAACCTGACCGCAAACATCGCAACTCATTTGGAACCAGGACCACATCATAATGGTAACTTTTTGCCAGTTGGTGGAGAGAACACCGCAGCATTGGATGTAACAAGGAGTCTGACTACAACTATTGATACTCATTTTGAACCAAAACAGCACCAAGTTGTGAACTTTGCCCTTGCTGGAAGAGAGAAAACTGTCATAAATTCAGCAAATGGTACAGCAAAAGACATAACTGCAAACATGGTTGCAAATTTGGAACCAGGCACAAACCAGAATTGTAACTTTTTACCTGCTGAAAAAGAGAACACTATAAGATTCTCACCAAATGATGCAGCAGTGGATGTGAGACGGAGCCTTGCCACAAAAAATGATACTCCTTTTGAACCAAAAGAACACCAAAATGAAGTAAACTTCATAACGACTGGAAAAGAGACTATAACCAGGAACTTGGTGAAGGACAGAGGGATGGATGTGACAAGAAATCTTACTGAAAACATTGATAAACATTTAAGACCAAGAGCATACCAAAATGGCAGCGTTGTTGCTAATGGGGTAAAAAAGACTATCAAGTTTTCAGCAAATGACGATTTGACAGATTTGACACAAAACGTTGATGCACCTTTTGAACGTGAAGCCCATCAGAATGTTCACTTTGCCCCTGTTGGAGGAGAGAAAACGATGTGTTTTTCAGGAAATGATGCAGCATTGGATGTAACAAGGAGTCTCACTACAATTATTGATACTAATTTTGAACCAAAACACAACCAAAGTGTTAACTTTACAACAGCTGGAAGAGAGGAAACTGTCAGAAATTCGGATAATGACACAGCGAAAGATGTGTCACGAAACCTGACCGCAAATattgctacacatttggaaccaGGACCACATCATAATGGTAACTTTTTACCAGCTGGTGGAGAAAACACCGCAGCATTGGATGTAACAAGGAGTCTGACTACAACTATTGAGACTCATTTTGAaccaaaacagctccaaattgTTAACTTTGCCCCTGCTGGAAGAGAGAAAACTGTCATAAATTCAGCAAATGGCACAGTGGAAGACGTGAAACGAGACATGGCTGCAAATTTGGAACCAGGTACATACCAGAATTGTAACGTTTTACCTACTAGAAAAGAGAACACAATAAGATTCTCAACAAATGATACAGTAATGGATGTAAGCGGGAGCCTCACCACAAAAAATGGTACTTCTTTTGAACCAAAAGAACACCAGAATATAGTAAACTTCATACCGACTGGAAAAGAGACTAGTATCAGGAATTTAGTAGAGGATGGAGAGATTGATTTGACAAGAAACCTTACTGAAAACATTGCTGACCATTTAAGACCAGGAGCATACCAAAATGGCAACTTTGTACCTCCTGTTGTAGAAAAAACGATCAGGTTTTCAACAAATGACATTTCGATGGATTTGACACAAAGCATTGATGCTGCTTTTGAACACTTTACCCCTGCTGGAGAAGAGAAAATGCTGTGTTTTTCAACAAATGATGCAGTTATGGCTACAAGGCAAAGAATCCCTCCACACATTATTTCACGTTTGGAACCAGGAGTAAATGACAACGAGCCTAACAGAGCAGAGAAAACTATGAGGTTTTCACCAAATGATGTGACGCAAAACCACATTACAAACATTGATGAATATTTGGAACCAGCTTCACACCAGGATGTCGACCTTAAACCTAATGTTATAGAGCAGTCTATGAAATATACAGAAAATGATGCTATGGAAGTAACACAAAGTGACACCATAAATGCAGCACATCCCCAACAAAACACAGAATGCTTAACCTCTGAAGGAGAGAAGACTACAAGACAACTACAATGTAGTACCAATGATGTGTCTATGGATATGACACGAAGTCACACTGTAAACATTACTGATGATTTATTATCCAGTGGTGTTCCTCTTGCCAAGAAACAAGGCGAGCTGCGTGGTCTCCAAAGAAAAACATCTTTATCAATACTCAATTTCAATCCAGGACAAATTCACCGTATGTTCACCAAAACAGACCCTACAGCAGAGCCTTCTTTTGAAGAAACTGTTGAAACAAAAAACTTGATCTCAGCTCAGTCTAAAACAATAAATGAGGATAGTAAATATAACATTCCAGGGGTTGAAACACCTTGTAGTAGTCCTTtaagtaaaatgaaaaaaatggatgaCTCTTTAAAGGTAGCAGAAAGTGATGTAAGCCTCAAACCAGAAGAAATTGAAACAGGTTGCATTTTTGGAGTCGGATGCTCAAACGAGCCGCCACAGTTTGATACATCAACACAACATAATTATACTGATGTTCAAGAGAACAGGGAAGTCACTTCACAAAAGACCAGTCAAGAGCTTGCACTATCCTATCAAGATGTAGTAGAAAAACCAGATGCCTTAGGCTCTAAAGAAGAAGAGAATAGGAAAGAAGCTGCATACGGAAATGAAACCAGTCCTTTGCCACAGAAATTAGATTCACCTAATTCTGGTCAAAATGGTAGGGATTCAAAGATATCCAGACGAGTCAGTTTGGTTGAGCTTCAGTCAAAACTGAGGCGTTTGAAATGTAGAACTTCTGAGACTTTTGCTTCAGACATTTGCACTGCACCTTTGCCTGATTTGGACTCTGACGCAAACAGAAACACAAAAGACTGCAATGTTATCGTACCTGAAGAGGTGCCAGATGTTAAAACAGGCTTAGAAAACACTCAGGATGAGCATACACAATATGAggtgaaagaaaaaacaactgtaCCAACTCCTTTCAAAACTAAGACTACAGAACTGAGGTCAAGACTGTCAGTAGGAGCCTTCACGCCAAAACTGCCACAAAGAAGCCGAACTAACGAACTACAAAATGCAGAATCCAGCTATAACCACTCCCAGGAAAAATCTGGGTATATTGCAGCAatcgacaatattaccaataaattgaaCAAATGGAATGATATTGATGCGAGTGATATTAATGATGAAGAACTCGGTAGCTGTGAAGATTTATCAGAAACTCTGGATATAAAAAGTCCCCTTGGGATCTCAGATGTCAGGATCCCTTATCAAAAATTCAACATTGATGAAAACTTGCAGGAgaatgtttttcaagaaaacagCCCAGTTGGTGCCAAGGGAATCAAGAGACGCTTGCCATCAGATGAAAACAATACAGAGGATGAAAAGAAAATGAAGGCGTCCGATCAGGTGTCCCATGAGGCTGTAGAAACGGTAGGTCCATTTACATTAATCTGTCTTCTTCAGctgaacgattttttttttttttctccttttcaaGTTTTACCACGATGGAtcgtgtttgaactatttggaTGACAAACCTATTCGCCACTTAGTGTCGAGTCTAGTTTCCTGGCTTTTGCAGCCAATCAGCGATGGCAGTGGAGATGACACAACAGATGCACAAAGGCTAGAGTCGGCAGATTGGTTGGTGATAAAAAAATCTTAGACTTGTGATCAGTCACAATAGAAAATAAATTGGATTAAATATTTGTCTAAAAAACCAATAAAAAGCCTTTATAAGACTTATTACTCACCAGTGGCGTGCTGTCAGTGTTGTGCATTTTCAGTGTCGTTTTAGCATTATTCTTTTTCATTTGTCTGTGTAATTCAGACTCAAACTGTTACAATAAAAATGAGCGTGTCCCTGTCACATTGGATCCGTGACCCTCCACGTATTCTCATGTGTATCAAAATGATTTATGCAAGTCTGTTGTAAAGctaatacagtagtacctctacttGCAAACGTCTTTGCAagcggaattttcaggttatgacacatgtcaacaggaaaatattgccttttgTTAAGAAATTTCAGTTTAAGAGAGGCtaaataatatacagtactgtaaaagATATGTACTGAATGTACTTCCTGCTTTCAGCTCTTAAATGTCGCACCATAAGATCCCGCTGCCCTGTTGGTCataatctttccttcttcattAATGGGATTCTGCTCTTCCattggcctattgttgatgacGCGTCAATTTCAGTGACGCAGTATGATGTAGtgtatagaccaggggtgggcaaactattccacaaagggccacagtgggtgcgggattttgttccaacccatcacgaggacagcctttcaccagtctggtgtcttacaaggtcaatcagttgattgcagttaggtgcttcttgtttgcaCTGAAAccttattggttaaactgtctgtgctgaaacagttggaacaaagactagggcccactgcagccctcgaggactggtttgcccaTCCCTGGCATAGACGCTACAGTATTGTTGTTATAGCGAGTCGACATCTTTGCCAAAAGAGCACAAGTCTCCTCGCGTTTTTGTCTCACGAAGAGTTTTTTTAAGGTCAAACACGATTCACTACATTAGTAGCACATTAGAGCACAGGTCTCGTCTTATTTTTGTGTCACGAAGAGGGAGATGGGGATAGGGACAATCTTGAAAGAGAAGTAATACCTTTGAAGAGCATTACTATCCTTTCATGTGAGAGAAGTCAGCTTCATTATGAGATGGAGAGACTTCTACTTGGAAGTAGTCTGCCACAAAAGCCAATGCCATTTTGGATCTCGTGAAAGAAGAAGCCACTGACTCACTTGAATGGGaagataataattattattttcccTTGCGTTATGTTTTATTACGTACTACGTTACAGATATTAACAGTCAGGCTagttacagtacaggccaaaagtttggacaggcCTTCTCATTCGTGCGTCTTTTTTCTTTCATGACTGCTTACATGGTAAATTttcatttacagtgtatcacaaaaatgagtacagtcctcacatttctgcagatattcaagtatgtcttttcatgggacaacactgacaaaatgacactttgacacaatgaaaagtagtctgtgtgcagcttaaatAATAGAGTTAGTTTACTTTCCCCTCAAAATgaatcaaaatatagccattaatatctaaacccctggcagcaaaagtgagtgcacccctttgaaaaaacatacatccctaaatgtccaaattgagtactgcttgtcattttccctccaaaatgtcatgtgacttgtttcaggagtgctgtcagcattgctgcagagattgaagaggtgggggggtcagcctgttagtgctcagaccatatgccgcactctacatcaaattggtgtgcatggctatcaccccagggggaagcctcttctgaagactgtacacaagaaagcccgcccagctcatcagaccataggacatggttccaataatccatgtgctttgttgacatgtcttcagcaaactgtttgcaggctttcttgtgtttcttctgtTTCTTGGGCTTTCTCTCCATACCAAAGTTGTGCACTGTCATCAGTGTTACTAGTCTGTTCACTGACAGGATAGTCCTTTGGGAAGGTCTCCTTGTCAATCCCATAGTTCTTCCCCTGCCTGGCAATAACAGTCTGCAAATGCTGCTGCATGATTGTTGTCAGCTTCTTCACTTCATCCAAGTGTTTGGCAGGCACACCTGACACCAAGTTCAGGACCTTCTCTATGTTGGTCTTCTTTACACAACTGAAAAGCTTTTCAGACACTACAGGATACTCAAGTGTTGTGAACGTCATGTAGTTACCGCTGATTGGCTGGCCTAACCTTGTATGCAGTCCGTTGAAGAACTCCCTGAGCTGAGTATGAGTAGCATCTTTCTCTATGGTTATAGCATTGAAGGGCTCCACCAAGTGCACACCCAGGCAGGCAAACACCACGAGGACCACCTTGAGGTAGGGAAGTTCCATCACTTCTCTGACAAGGCAGGCCAGGCGGTTGAGGGTCTGGTTCTGGCTCAGGAACTCTGTCAGATGGCCAAAGTGGTATGTTAGGACTGATGCTGCCCTGCATAGACACCCAAACCTGCTGTCTTCGTAGGAAAACAGCACACTGTATACCTTCATTTGCCTTTGTAGCAGTTCCAAGGTTTGTTGGCATACTTAAGGTCACCAACTTTGAGGCAAATGTCCAGTGCCTGTTCAGCCACACTGGCATTCTTGCTGTCTACATCCAGATCCGCCATGAAACTCTGTAGCAATAGCTCCATCTTCATATCAGCCTCCACCACTGTTTAATTGCTTGTCTGATGGTGTATTGAATATGATTCTCTCCCTGCGGATGTCAATGCTTTGCTTGCAGTCAACCAGGCGCCACAATGCATTATGTAGAACTTTGCAACATCTGACAAGTGAACTGAAGTGCTCTCTTAAGATGTAATTCTATTTTTAATGATAAAAGGGGGAAAAGTGGGAACAAAACATGTCCGATTTAGCTTTttaggtggggtggggggtttatttcataataggtACCAACTCCCAATACAAAATATTCCTCAAATGACCCAATGCACCATCCCTGAGGCAGGTGTAataattttccaattttttggtcatttatccCCTCCCCCTAActtaaggtaataaaactatgaatgaacacatgtggattttactttggaaaaaaagatgaaataactaaaaacatataatattctagtatctttcaagtagccaccctttgctctgattacttttctGCACACTCTTGCAATTCTCTGAAAGAGCTccaagagggagtcacctaaaatggtttttgaccTCACATGTATACCTAttcagggttgattagtggaatttattgcattatcaatggagttgggaccttcatttgtgttgcattgaatgaggtgtgtccaaacttttagcctactgtatattgaatgattcgaatgtgtttgtcttttgttttattccggttttaccctgattataaaatttaatgtggcgtATCAGTAGTGCTTGTAACAGATTagagcatttacatggaaaacgcttcTCTACTCACGGAATTTTCAGATTGCGAGGCTACTTCCAGaagcaattaatttcgtaagtagaggtaccactgtatattctgTCATTCAGAATCCTGGTTTATGCAAAGtatgaaatgtaaaaaatgtgTAGCCTTACTCTCATCATTAATTCATCACTTGAGTAAAATAATGTCTATTGTTCATGTTGTTCATGGGAATGCAGACTAATATTCAGGAATATGATGGTGTGAACGTCACTTCTTTGCCAACCATGTCAAACCAGGTGATGGATTCTTCCAGCACTACTCATACAAACAGTACCCATAGTGACTGCTCTAGTAAGTTAGCCCactggaatgttttttttttcggggggggggggggggggggggggggtttgatttattcatttaatgttTCTTTTGTTGTTTACAGCTTTTAAACATAGCGTGTTTGAGTCCCAGTTTGAAGACAGTGATGTGaaggttagtttttttttttttttttttttttaattcattattgcaTTATTTTGTTCTCTTTAAATGTGATGGCGTGCCTTTCATTTTCCTGACAGAAATTGGAAGATGGCACTCTGACGGTGATGGAGTTCTTTAAACTCTTCGGCATAGACTTTGTGATCCATAAACCCCGGCAAAGCATAAATCCCGGCAACGTAGGTTtattctactgaaaaaaaaatacaattagagcTGACatacaataatatttttttatttcttttatcttTTATGGGCTCAGCTTTCACATGACACTGGTTGCTCACCAATGGCTGTATTGAAAAACAGACATATAAATCATCCCAAACAAATGGTATATGAAGCTGATTTGGAGAATCTCTCTGAAAAGGTCGAAGGGtaagaatattttctaatacAGAACTAAACACGCATATAATAAATCTCAGTAGTTTAAAAGACATGATGTACTTTTGCATTTTCAGGTTATATTCCAAAATGATGCACTTAAACAAACCTCTCAAGGACATCAATAAACATTTGTGGGAAGAGTTAAAAAAATCTTCAGAAAAGGAGGTGCTGTATAGTTGCACTTTTCTTTgttgtcaataaatgcttacttACTTTAACCAACCATGTGAGCCTTTTAACACACCCATACATCATAGTTTACacctgtcttaaaaatagaagaCTAATTCTTGGTTCAAACTGTTAACATCATGAAATCTTTAAGGCAATTTTTCAGGAATATTTTAACATTACATTCTTAATTGCCGTACATATAAGTACACACTAAACACTATACAGGGTGAATCAAAAACAATGTGCCAAAACCAACCAAACAATAACTAGCTAGATACAAGTATTGtatataaatttttaaactttttatttcatgctttacaagtgCTAAATGTGACCACCACCAGCGGCCCGGGCAACATGAAGCCGATATGAAATGACCACAGTATGCAG carries:
- the knl1 gene encoding kinetochore scaffold 1 isoform X2, translating into MEPMDSGKNDENNVYSSSRRISSILKVPRKSIIFQDPEQRENEVQCAKPSEKRNSRRVSFAPANDVLLFSKDEKNASSLQSPFQALMSTENPMQKSVQVLIGEDRIQQIKAAFGNRYDKGNTEDTLQITDTISFKNQSSHASEQQMYNLKQQCTENTKSTADDTCMDITQSYTVKIMDELSSSSTPNLGISFNGGKTDISQSSTERKHEETAAQPVSSDISLDPKFKQFLASVFKPECQRVISGDARMSQIKEAIEQPKEDLSKVITRFQKGGLLGNTGTYETLQYPLLEQKMQPQVGQTKFQQLCSDRQRSSYVTGNGTPSKVKHQINSSTQEDCREQSVRFAVDKAHLDNTQSHSVNMAPVFTMHSRSDERTVKFSANNATIDVTQNLNVNIDAPFDASSKQRAHKRVSAKDAAMDMTQSLNAAIVSGTHANVNSLTAGGEKTIRFLENDTVMDMTQGLTVMIYAPVEPEAQNIVNSAERDNSIGCSVNDVPMVMDQKLTSIIDTHYEPEADRHLHSVSGKGEKTTYDAAMDITQSLIAVNDTPFEGGDHKNVHSEPAREEKTHRFSANYTAMDFTQNLTANIATHLEPGPHHNGNFLPVGGENTAALDVTRSLTTTIDTHFEPKQHQVVNFALAGREKTVINSANGTAKDITANMVANLEPGTNQNCNFLPAEKENTIRFSPNDAAVDVRRSLATKNDTPFEPKEHQNEVNFITTGKETITRNLVKDRGMDVTRNLTENIDKHLRPRAYQNGSVVANGVKKTIKFSANDDLTDLTQNVDAPFEREAHQNVHFAPVGGEKTMCFSGNDAALDVTRSLTTIIDTNFEPKHNQSVNFTTAGREETVRNSDNDTAKDVSRNLTANIATHLEPGPHHNGNFLPAGGENTAALDVTRSLTTTIETHFEPKQLQIVNFAPAGREKTVINSANGTVEDVKRDMAANLEPGTYQNCNVLPTRKENTIRFSTNDTVMDVSGSLTTKNGTSFEPKEHQNIVNFIPTGKETSIRNLVEDGEIDLTRNLTENIADHLRPGAYQNGNFVPPVVEKTIRFSTNDISMDLTQSIDAAFEHFTPAGEEKMLCFSTNDAVMATRQRIPPHIISRLEPGVNDNEPNRAEKTMRFSPNDVTQNHITNIDEYLEPASHQDVDLKPNVIEQSMKYTENDAMEVTQSDTINAAHPQQNTECLTSEGEKTTRQLQCSTNDVSMDMTRSHTVNITDDLLSSGVPLAKKQGELRGLQRKTSLSILNFNPGQIHRMFTKTDPTAEPSFEETVETKNLISAQSKTINEDSKYNIPGVETPCSSPLSKMKKMDDSLKVAESDVSLKPEEIETGCIFGVGCSNEPPQFDTSTQHNYTDVQENREVTSQKTSQELALSYQDVVEKPDALGSKEEENRKEAAYGNETSPLPQKLDSPNSGQNGRDSKISRRVSLVELQSKLRRLKCRTSETFASDICTAPLPDLDSDANRNTKDCNVIVPEEVPDVKTGLENTQDEHTQYEVKEKTTVPTPFKTKTTELRSRLSVGAFTPKLPQRSRTNELQNAESSYNHSQEKSGYIAAIDNITNKLNKWNDIDASDINDEELGSCEDLSETLDIKSPLGISDVRIPYQKFNIDENLQENVFQENSPVGAKGIKRRLPSDENNTEDEKKMKASDQVSHEAVETTNIQEYDGVNVTSLPTMSNQVMDSSSTTHTNSTHSDCSTFKHSVFESQFEDSDVKKLEDGTLTVMEFFKLFGIDFVIHKPRQSINPGNLSHDTGCSPMAVLKNRHINHPKQMVYEADLENLSEKVEGLYSKMMHLNKPLKDINKHLWEELKKSSEKEISSFGVKLKERNNFFRRISKVRSHEMKEVLYSNLLQTTTDEQEKLSSTIAESEEMIKILDGCIGDLEAELEAVEEKGTEKKPSIKSLQEDIKNLNGTLDDKKRQIYELEVQTKQASKKLDILKAETKHLQGFVGMLNIVNEWRFKEKTDNCTVYTFLNDTLQLQLVHEGNCADNEPERKMSHINFKFLLDDEKSQDHARLVHKLLSQYIEAETAWVEKYPTFRYVPKLLHDVSLVVSHCRLLGEELRLMKMWGGLRLNIEDISCVDSRINIIFSSLKRVSKFEVTFSVSLVNHLYGLHLQVFKNFFGDTTARQIEQIVESFSPAKKLLTKIVKKINCDLLC